One Arachis hypogaea cultivar Tifrunner chromosome 18, arahy.Tifrunner.gnm2.J5K5, whole genome shotgun sequence genomic window, TGTGATTATAACTTATAAGCTAGCAACAAAATGTAAGAAATCAGAAATTTTTcttaaaaggaaattaaaagttTGAGGTAATTACCTTGATGATCCTTTCTTGTACCCAATACTCCATATTCTCTCAAGATCAAATTTCAAGGTGTTTTGAAGCCTGCAAATTAATGACAacaattaaaaatgttaaaaatgtaTCTATATTATTAGATTAGAGAAAATGAGACCTCAAGTAGATGTACCTGTTGTGACATTATCCCATATTTTGACAGTAGAATCCTCTGAAGCTGTTATTATAATTGGAAGCTCAGAATGAGAGCACACTGCTATGACATTGTTTCCATGTCCTTCAAGTGTTTGTACAGAGTTTTTAGAATGATAATCCCACACTTTTGCAGTGTAATCATCAGAACCACTTATAAGATATTCTTTATCATTGCTTATGAAGTAATCAGCACAATTCACTCCTTTCAAGTGTCCATCCAGGGTCAAAATTGGAGCAGAGGAATCAACACTCCAAATCTACAAATGAAGACACAATGGAATCAGAGTGTTAACTACTAATGAGTTGATTAGAGTAATACAAAAACATTTTTCTTGTCTTTATATCTGTATTATTCTCTAACcaggtttgtatttttattttgattttaacaaagaactaataattatcaaaaatactatttgtacataaaaatcaaccattaaaatcaatcatcaatatatttgtgtataaataggctaattttttttgttatggaagtaaaagtggtgatatactttaacattgtaatttttggtattttttaaaactGTGAAAAGTACACAAATAGGGGGGTCCAATTTCtatacttcaaattttttaattttttttaacacaaattggacggtccgatttgtgtatctctcacaaatcagacggtccgatttctgtatctctacaaatcggacggtccaattttTGTATCTTTAATaaatcggacagtccgatttCCACTTCTCTAGTTAAACGATTCCACATTTGAGAATAACACCTCAACaatccacattttaaaaaaacatcactaccactccaatattaaaaataaaaagctcatATAAATAcgtgtatattttaatttatttttaatatgtattttatactattgACTGACTTTGGTAGCTTGATTTTGGTAAAAACGTAATGTAGTCGAATAATTATACCTTTAAAGTCCCATCAAGGGATGCACTAGCAAAGGTAGATGGATCCTTGGGGTTAAATGCTACACTCATCACATAATGTGAGTGTCCTTGAAAGGTTTTAAGACAAGCCCAACTCTTCTTCCAATCCCACAATTTTAGAACATTATCATCAGAAGCTGACACAACATATGGCAGGAAAGGGTGCACAGCCAAACTCCTAATGTAATCTGTATGTTCCTCAAATTCTGAAATCTTTTGGCCTGTCTCATAACTGCAGACTCGAATATACTTGTCGTCGGACGCAGCAATAACCCAATTTTCGCGAGCAATGAAC contains:
- the LOC112770913 gene encoding coatomer subunit beta'-3 isoform X1, which codes for MEQNLSLDFEHEFVQNSERVKSVDLHPTEPWVLVGLYSGSISIWNYQTKTEEKSFKLSESPVRSAKFIARENWVIAASDDKYIRVCSYETGQKISEFEEHTDYIRSLAVHPFLPYVVSASDDNVLKLWDWKKSWACLKTFQGHSHYVMSVAFNPKDPSTFASASLDGTLKIWSVDSSAPILTLDGHLKGVNCADYFISNDKEYLISGSDDYTAKVWDYHSKNSVQTLEGHGNNVIAVCSHSELPIIITASEDSTVKIWDNVTTGFKTP
- the LOC112770913 gene encoding coatomer subunit beta'-2 isoform X3 produces the protein MTEEKSFKLSESPVRSAKFIARENWVIAASDDKYIRVCSYETGQKISEFEEHTDYIRSLAVHPFLPYVVSASDDNVLKLWDWKKSWACLKTFQGHSHYVMSVAFNPKDPSTFASASLDGTLKIWSVDSSAPILTLDGHLKGVNCADYFISNDKEYLISGSDDYTAKVWDYHSKNSVQTLEGHGNNVIAVCSHSELPIIITASEDSTVKIWDNVTTGFKTP
- the LOC112770913 gene encoding coatomer subunit beta'-2 isoform X2, which gives rise to MRVLVGLYSGSISIWNYQTKTEEKSFKLSESPVRSAKFIARENWVIAASDDKYIRVCSYETGQKISEFEEHTDYIRSLAVHPFLPYVVSASDDNVLKLWDWKKSWACLKTFQGHSHYVMSVAFNPKDPSTFASASLDGTLKIWSVDSSAPILTLDGHLKGVNCADYFISNDKEYLISGSDDYTAKVWDYHSKNSVQTLEGHGNNVIAVCSHSELPIIITASEDSTVKIWDNVTTGFKTP